From the genome of Triticum aestivum cultivar Chinese Spring chromosome 3B, IWGSC CS RefSeq v2.1, whole genome shotgun sequence, one region includes:
- the LOC123064545 gene encoding expansin-A24-like — protein MAPARVVAVMLLAVGSVLLSVAADTATVPSPEPFIWKKAHATFYGGADASDTMGGACGYGNLFSEGYGTRTAALSTVLFNDGAACGQCYKIACDRKRADPLFCKPGVTVTVTATNFCPPNDALPNDDGGWCNTPRPHFDMAQPAWEKIGVYKGGIIPVMYQRVPCVKRGGVRFKINGHDYFNLVLVSNVAAAGSIKSMDVKSSDSDDWMPMARNWGANWHSLVNLTGKMLSFRLTNTDGHTIVLNDVVPKGWTFGQSFVSKLQF, from the exons ATGGCTCCAGCTCGAGTTGTCGCCGTAATGCTGCTGGCGGTTGGCAGTGTGCTGCTGTCTGTGGCTGCGGACACCGCAACTGTGCCATCCCCAGAACCGTTCATCTGGAAGAAGGCGCATGCGACATTCTACGGTGGCGCTGACGCCTCCGACACAATGG GTGGTGCGTGCGGGTATGGCAACCTCTTCTCCGAAGGATACGGGACACGCACGGCCGCTTTGAGCACCGTGTTGTTTAATGATGGCGCCGCGTGCGGGCAGTGTTACAAGATTGCATGCGACCGCAAGCGTGCAGACCCGTTGTTTTGCAAGCCCGGCGTTACGGTCACCGTCACTGCCACAAACTTCTGTCCGCCCAACGACGCCCTCCCCAATGATGATGGCGGCTGGTGCAACACGCCAAGGCCGCACTTTGATATGGCCCAACCAGCCTGGGAGAAGATCGGTGTTTATAAAGGTGGCATCATCCCCGTCATGTACCAAAG AGTTCCGTGCGTGAAGCGGGGTGGTGTGAGGTTCAAAATCAATGGTCACGATTACTTCAATCTTGTGCTTGTGAGCAATGTTGCTGCAGCAGGATCGATCAAGTCCATGGATGTCAAGAGCTCTGATTCTGATGACTGGATGCCTATGGCACGCAATTGGGGCGCTAACTGGCACTCGTTGGTGAACCTGACTGGAAAGATGCTCTCTTTCAGACTAACAAACACTGATGGACACACTATTGTGTTAAACGACGTTGTGCCAAAGGGGTGGACCTTCGGGCAATCCTTTGTTAGCAAATTGCAATTCTAG
- the LOC123064544 gene encoding expansin-A24-like — protein MAPARFVAGMLLAAIGCVLSVAADNPTMPSPQPFVWQKAHATFYGGADASDTMGGACGYGNLFSEGYGTRTAALSTMLFNDGAACGQCYKLACDRKRADPLFCKPGVTVTVTATNFCPPNDVLPNDNGGWCNPPRPHFDMAQPAWEKIGVYKGGIIPVMYQRVPCVKQGGVRFIINGHEYFNLVLVSNVAAAGSIESMDVKTSDSDEWIPMARNWGANWHSLANLTGKMLSFRLTNSDGHTLVFNDVVPKGWNFGQSFASKLQF, from the exons ATGGCTCCAGCTCGATTTGTTGCAGGGATGCTGCTGGCGGCGATCGGCTGTGTGCTCTCTGTGGCCGCGGACAACCCGACCATGCCATCCCCGCAACCCTTCGTCTGGCAGAAGGCGCATGCGACGTTCTACGGCGGTGCTGACGCCTCTGACACAATGG GTGGCGCGTGCGGGTATGGTAACCTCTTCTCTGAAGGGTACGGGACACGCACGGCGGCTCTGAGCACCATGTTGTTCAATGACGGCGCCGCGTGTGGGCAGTGCTACAAGCTCGCATGCGACCGAAAGCGCGCGGATCCGTTGTTTTGCAAGCCTGGTGTGACGGTCACCGTCACGGCCACGAACTTCTGCCCACCCAACGACGTCCTCCCCAATGACAACGGCGGCTGGTGCAACCCACCGCGGCCACATTTCGACATGGCCCAGCCGGCCTGGGAGAAGATCGGTGTTTATAAAGGTGGCATCATCCCCGTCATGTACCAAAG AGTTCCGTGCGTGAAGCAGGGTGGCGTGAGGTTCATAATCAATGGTCACGAGTATTTCAATCTTGTGCTTGTGAGCAATGTTGCTGCAGCTGGCTCGATCGAGTCCATGGATGTCAAGACCTCTGATTCCGACGAGTGGATACCTATGGCACGCAATTGGGGTGCTAACTGGCACTCGCTTGCGAACCTCACTGGCAAGATGCTCTCCTTCAGACTAACCAATAGTGATGGACACACACTTGTGTTCAATGATGTTGTGCCAAAGGGATGGAACTTTGGGCAATCATTTGCTAGCAAATTACAATTCTAG